Proteins encoded together in one Gemmatimonadetes bacterium T265 window:
- a CDS encoding DNA starvation/stationary phase protection protein — MATATVDKPDSSPKSDAKAHKHDANGKAPSRPVEPTRNDLPTETRGKMIQLCNLRLADCIDLQTQTKQAHWNVRGPHFWGLHKLFDKINEAVEEYVDLIAERAAQLGGEVEGTARMVASRSTLPEFPKGIHGGIDSVKALSTALSSFGKGAREAIDTADEAEDADTSDMFTEISRGIDQWLWFVEAHLQADN, encoded by the coding sequence ATGGCCACTGCTACCGTAGACAAGCCCGACTCGTCGCCCAAGTCCGACGCGAAGGCGCACAAGCACGACGCGAACGGAAAGGCGCCGTCGCGCCCCGTCGAGCCGACGCGCAACGACCTGCCGACCGAAACGCGCGGCAAGATGATCCAGCTCTGCAACCTGCGACTGGCCGACTGCATCGACCTGCAGACGCAGACCAAGCAGGCGCACTGGAACGTGCGCGGCCCGCACTTCTGGGGGCTGCACAAGCTGTTCGACAAGATCAACGAGGCCGTCGAGGAGTACGTCGACCTGATCGCCGAGCGCGCCGCGCAGCTCGGCGGCGAGGTCGAGGGGACGGCCCGCATGGTCGCCTCGCGCTCGACACTCCCCGAGTTCCCGAAGGGGATCCACGGCGGGATCGACAGCGTGAAGGCGCTCTCGACCGCGCTCTCGTCGTTCGGCAAGGGCGCGCGCGAGGCAATCGACACCGCGGACGAGGCGGAGGACGCGGACACCTCGGACATGTTCACCGAGATCTCGCGCGGCATCGACCAGTGGCTGTGGTTCGTCGAGGCGCACCTCCAGGCCGACAACTGA
- a CDS encoding amino acid transporter translates to MSSVVDASPARPSAVASPSDDGDAREPGGSGAFVKALTLTDATMLVAGSMVGSGIFIVSADIARTVGSPAVLLAAWGLTGVITLLGALAYGELAAMYPRAGGQYVFLREALGPVMGFLYGWTLFVVIQTGTIAAVAVAFGKFLGVLVPSVTADRYAWFPKADVCVSALGCKDASTQAIQLGLTPQRLVGLLSVWVLTFVNLRGVREGKLVQTTLTVVKTGALALLVLLGLTLGRNATALAANFGPGRFAPAVDYAAPFALVFGSALVGSLFSSDAWNNVTFAAAEVRNPRRNLPLALVLGTGLVTLLYVLANVAYLNVLPFAGTPDGATALARGVMHATQDRVATAVAEVIFGGVGVTLMAVAILVSTFGCNNGLVLAGSRVYWAMARDGVFFRKAGVLNAQGVPAFALVAQAVWTTLLCLTGTYGQLLDYVIFAALVFYAFTTIGLFVLRRTRPDAERPYRALGYPVLPALYVGLSAGVAVLLLLADKTRTQAVSGLVLVLVGLPVYWLWRARGGAPGSPAAA, encoded by the coding sequence ATGTCCAGCGTGGTCGACGCGTCACCCGCGCGCCCGTCCGCCGTCGCGTCGCCGTCGGACGACGGCGACGCGCGCGAGCCGGGCGGGTCGGGCGCGTTCGTCAAGGCGCTGACGCTCACCGACGCGACGATGCTCGTCGCCGGGTCCATGGTCGGGTCGGGGATCTTCATCGTCTCGGCGGACATCGCGCGAACGGTCGGGTCGCCCGCCGTGCTGCTCGCCGCGTGGGGGCTGACCGGCGTCATCACGCTGCTCGGCGCGCTCGCCTACGGCGAGCTCGCGGCGATGTACCCGCGCGCGGGTGGGCAGTACGTGTTCCTGCGCGAGGCGCTCGGCCCGGTGATGGGCTTCCTCTACGGCTGGACGCTCTTCGTCGTGATCCAGACCGGGACGATCGCCGCCGTGGCCGTCGCGTTCGGGAAGTTTCTCGGCGTGCTCGTCCCGTCGGTGACCGCCGACCGGTACGCGTGGTTCCCCAAGGCCGACGTGTGCGTGTCGGCGCTCGGCTGCAAGGACGCCTCGACGCAGGCGATTCAGCTCGGCCTCACGCCGCAGCGCCTCGTCGGGCTGCTGAGCGTGTGGGTCCTGACATTCGTCAACCTGCGCGGGGTGCGCGAGGGGAAGCTCGTCCAGACCACGCTGACCGTAGTGAAGACGGGCGCGCTCGCACTGCTCGTGCTACTCGGCCTAACGTTAGGCCGCAACGCGACCGCGCTCGCGGCCAACTTCGGCCCCGGGCGGTTCGCGCCGGCGGTCGACTACGCGGCCCCGTTCGCCCTCGTCTTCGGCTCCGCGCTCGTCGGGTCGCTGTTCTCGAGCGACGCGTGGAACAACGTCACCTTCGCGGCCGCGGAGGTGCGGAACCCCCGCCGCAACCTGCCGCTCGCCCTCGTCCTCGGGACGGGGCTCGTCACGCTCCTCTACGTGCTCGCGAACGTCGCGTACCTGAACGTGCTGCCCTTCGCCGGCACGCCGGACGGGGCGACGGCGCTCGCGCGCGGCGTCATGCACGCGACCCAGGACCGCGTCGCGACCGCGGTGGCGGAGGTGATCTTCGGCGGCGTGGGCGTGACGCTCATGGCGGTCGCGATCCTCGTCTCGACCTTCGGCTGTAACAACGGGCTCGTGCTCGCCGGCTCGCGCGTGTACTGGGCGATGGCGCGCGACGGCGTGTTCTTTCGCAAGGCCGGCGTGCTGAACGCGCAAGGCGTGCCGGCGTTCGCGCTGGTCGCGCAGGCGGTCTGGACGACGTTGCTCTGCCTCACGGGCACGTACGGACAGTTGTTGGACTACGTGATCTTCGCCGCGCTCGTGTTTTACGCGTTCACGACCATCGGCCTGTTCGTGCTGCGGCGCACGCGGCCCGACGCCGAGCGGCCGTACCGCGCGCTCGGCTACCCGGTGCTGCCGGCGCTGTACGTCGGGCTGAGCGCCGGTGTCGCGGTGTTGCTCCTCCTCGCCGACAAGACGCGGACGCAGGCCGTGTCGGGTCTCGTGCTCGTGCTCGTCGGCCTTCCCGTGTACTGGCTCTGGCGCGCCCGCGGCGGCGCGCCCGGGTCCCCCGCCGCGGCCTGA
- the hppA2 gene encoding K(+)-insensitive pyrophosphate-energized proton pump → MESSQSALLLFIFVASGIALVAAVLLSRWVLALDRGEPAMQRISDAIQTGAEAYLARQYKTIAALSVVVAVLIYVGYAFFRPAESGSNALSAGTLALYTTVSFLFGAICSGIAGYMGMWVSIRTNIRVASAARNSLNAALQTALRGGAVSGLFTVAMSLIGVSGLFAVLHAIAPAGVSSDEWTRRIPFLIVGFGFGASFVALFAQLGGGIYTKAADVGADLVGKVEAGIPEDDPRNPAVIADLVGDNVGDCAGRGADLFESTAAENIGAMILGVLLYPFFGVRGVLFPLVVGAVGLIASIVGVMVVRTNGDEDPMSALNRGFYVTSAIVAVAFFFLCRTLLVTSSAPDAWWHYFACGMVGLATAFAFVYITQYYTEYRYRPVLSIADASQTGPATNIIAGLAVGMESTVLPVITVAIAIVASYYLGRTSGLVDGSGQPVGGLFGTAVATMGMLGTAGYILAMDVFGPITDNAGGIVEMSEQPETIRDKTDRLDAVGNTTKALTKGYAIGSAALAAFLLFSAYLDEVRGLTGQELTVNLAKPQVFVAGLLGAMLVFWFSSLAMTAVRKAAQSVITEVRRQFREMPGIMQGTQQPDYGRCVDIVTVGALKAMVLPGALVVLFPIVVGLLFKTVGLGAEAVAAFLMVSTIAGILMAVFLNNGGGAWDNAKKYIETGHYGGKRSEAHKAAVVGDTVGDPFKDTAGPSLHVLIKLLATITLVLAPLFI, encoded by the coding sequence ATGGAATCCTCGCAGTCCGCGCTCCTCCTCTTCATCTTCGTCGCGAGCGGCATCGCCCTCGTGGCCGCGGTGCTGCTCTCCCGGTGGGTGCTCGCGCTCGACCGCGGCGAGCCCGCGATGCAGCGCATCTCAGACGCGATCCAGACGGGTGCGGAGGCGTACCTCGCGCGCCAGTACAAGACGATTGCCGCGCTATCGGTGGTCGTCGCGGTGTTGATCTACGTCGGGTACGCGTTCTTCCGGCCGGCGGAGTCGGGGTCGAACGCGCTCTCGGCGGGCACGCTCGCGCTCTACACGACGGTGTCATTCCTGTTCGGCGCGATCTGTTCCGGGATCGCGGGCTACATGGGCATGTGGGTCTCGATCCGCACGAACATCCGCGTCGCGTCGGCCGCGCGCAATTCGCTCAACGCGGCCCTACAGACGGCGCTCCGCGGCGGGGCGGTGTCGGGACTTTTCACGGTCGCGATGTCGTTGATCGGCGTGTCGGGGCTGTTCGCCGTACTCCACGCAATCGCGCCCGCCGGGGTGAGCTCGGACGAGTGGACGCGCCGGATTCCGTTCCTCATCGTCGGCTTCGGGTTCGGCGCGTCGTTCGTCGCGCTCTTCGCGCAGCTCGGCGGCGGCATCTACACGAAGGCGGCCGACGTCGGCGCGGACCTCGTCGGCAAGGTCGAGGCGGGCATCCCGGAGGACGACCCGCGCAACCCCGCGGTAATCGCCGACCTCGTCGGCGACAACGTGGGCGACTGCGCCGGCCGCGGCGCGGACCTGTTCGAGTCGACGGCGGCGGAGAACATCGGCGCGATGATCTTGGGCGTGCTGCTCTACCCGTTCTTCGGCGTGCGCGGGGTGCTCTTTCCGCTCGTCGTCGGCGCCGTGGGGCTGATCGCGTCGATCGTCGGCGTGATGGTCGTGCGCACGAACGGCGACGAAGACCCGATGAGCGCGCTCAACCGAGGATTTTACGTGACCTCGGCGATCGTCGCCGTCGCGTTCTTCTTCCTCTGCCGGACGCTGCTCGTGACGTCGAGCGCGCCGGACGCGTGGTGGCACTATTTCGCCTGCGGGATGGTCGGGCTCGCGACGGCGTTCGCGTTCGTCTACATCACGCAGTACTACACCGAGTACCGCTACCGTCCCGTGCTCTCGATCGCGGACGCGAGCCAGACGGGGCCGGCGACGAACATCATCGCCGGCCTTGCCGTCGGCATGGAGTCGACCGTGCTGCCGGTGATCACGGTCGCGATCGCGATCGTCGCGAGCTACTACCTCGGCCGGACGAGCGGGTTGGTCGACGGCTCCGGGCAGCCGGTGGGCGGCCTGTTCGGCACCGCGGTGGCGACGATGGGGATGCTCGGCACGGCCGGCTACATCCTCGCGATGGACGTGTTCGGCCCGATTACGGACAACGCCGGCGGCATTGTCGAGATGAGCGAGCAGCCGGAGACGATCCGCGACAAGACCGACCGTCTCGACGCGGTCGGCAACACGACGAAGGCGTTGACGAAGGGGTACGCGATCGGGTCGGCCGCGCTCGCCGCCTTCCTCCTCTTTTCCGCCTACCTCGACGAGGTGCGCGGGCTGACGGGGCAGGAGCTCACCGTCAATCTCGCCAAGCCGCAGGTGTTCGTCGCCGGGCTGCTCGGCGCGATGCTCGTCTTCTGGTTCTCCTCGCTCGCGATGACGGCGGTACGCAAGGCGGCGCAGAGCGTGATCACCGAGGTGCGGCGGCAGTTCCGCGAGATGCCGGGCATCATGCAAGGCACGCAACAGCCGGACTACGGCCGCTGTGTCGACATCGTGACCGTCGGCGCGCTCAAGGCGATGGTGCTCCCGGGCGCGCTCGTCGTGCTCTTTCCGATCGTCGTCGGCCTCCTCTTCAAGACGGTCGGCCTCGGCGCGGAGGCCGTGGCGGCGTTCCTGATGGTGAGCACGATCGCGGGGATCTTGATGGCCGTCTTCCTCAACAACGGCGGCGGCGCCTGGGACAACGCGAAGAAGTACATCGAGACCGGGCACTACGGCGGCAAGCGGAGTGAGGCGCACAAGGCCGCGGTCGTCGGCGACACGGTGGGTGACCCGTTCAAGGACACGGCGGGGCCGTCGCTGCACGTGCTCATCAAGCTGCTCGCGACGATCACGCTCGTGCTCGCGCCGCTGTTCATCTGA
- a CDS encoding N-acetylglucosamine kinase: MSESHEATATDAPTPPERAEPIAVGVDGGGSKTRAVVVAHDGAVLGSAEGPASAVRGGSVPHSVDVIAACVCDALRDAGRERTRPAALVAGVAGVGREPERAALADALTARGLGRVVDVTTDAAIALNDAFGDGPGILLIAGTGSIAYGRAPDGRFERCGGWGPILGDEGGGAWIGRRALNVAAASADGREPETALLPALLTAIDGEQPSTLIDWAARATPADFATLAPVVLRTAADGDLRANSLLALGVEELVLHVRTLARALFVDERAAVPVAFAGGLLVRNTPLRRRLEHRLKTAVPGAQVRQADVEPVRGAVRGALRLLGIEMAPT, from the coding sequence ATGAGCGAATCACACGAGGCGACCGCTACCGACGCGCCCACGCCACCGGAGCGAGCGGAACCCATCGCGGTCGGCGTGGACGGCGGCGGGTCGAAGACACGGGCCGTCGTCGTCGCGCACGACGGCGCGGTGCTCGGGAGCGCCGAGGGCCCGGCGTCTGCCGTGCGGGGTGGAAGCGTGCCGCACTCGGTGGACGTCATCGCCGCGTGCGTGTGCGACGCGCTGCGGGACGCGGGACGCGAGCGCACGCGCCCGGCCGCGCTCGTCGCAGGCGTCGCGGGCGTCGGCCGCGAGCCCGAGCGTGCGGCGCTCGCCGACGCGCTCACGGCGCGCGGTCTCGGGCGCGTCGTGGACGTGACAACCGACGCGGCGATCGCGCTCAACGACGCGTTCGGCGACGGCCCAGGGATCCTGCTCATCGCGGGCACCGGGTCGATCGCCTATGGCCGCGCGCCGGACGGTCGGTTCGAACGGTGCGGCGGGTGGGGCCCGATCCTCGGCGACGAAGGCGGGGGTGCGTGGATCGGCCGCCGTGCCCTGAACGTCGCGGCCGCGTCGGCAGACGGGCGCGAGCCGGAGACCGCGTTACTGCCGGCGCTCCTCACCGCGATCGACGGCGAGCAACCGTCCACGCTCATCGACTGGGCCGCGCGCGCCACCCCGGCCGACTTCGCGACGCTCGCGCCGGTCGTGCTACGCACGGCGGCGGACGGCGACCTTCGCGCCAATTCCCTCCTCGCACTCGGCGTCGAAGAACTCGTGCTGCACGTCCGCACGCTCGCCCGCGCGCTGTTCGTCGACGAGCGCGCGGCGGTTCCCGTCGCCTTTGCCGGCGGCCTGCTCGTCCGCAACACGCCGCTCCGCCGCCGCCTCGAGCACCGCCTCAAGACCGCCGTGCCGGGCGCGCAGGTGCGACAGGCCGACGTCGAACCGGTCCGTGGTGCGGTCCGCGGAGCGCTGCGCCTCCTCGGGATCGAGATGGCGCCGACGTGA
- the gltP_2 gene encoding glutamate/aspartate:proton symporter GltP has translation MAGPPTVAPAAGAVTARARGLARVTLTQWIIVSMAVGIAVGVVAPGVAVELKPLSNIFLRMIKSLIVPLLFSTLVIGIAGHGDDMRKVGKLALRSIIYFELVTTAALAVGLTAVNLVKPGVGITLPSDPGTDVKALATHQPTFAAVLEHTVPQSFFEAATNNEVLQVVFFAILFAVALAKVEGRPKQFFLEFCESLSQIMFKFVGLVMAFAPVGIGAAIAVTVGKSGIGVLKNLAVLVGTLYGALAVFIGLVLVPVALAFRIPVLRFARTVREPALIAFSTASSEAALPRAMQAMEAFGVPRRIVAFVMPTGYSFNLDGSTLYLALASVFAAQAAGINMPLRMQILMMLTLMLTSKGVAAVPRASLVILSGALTQFGLPLAAIAVILGVDALMDMARTSVNLVGNCLATAVMARWEGVLSAEPAAAAAQRVELARQERPAADEVALG, from the coding sequence ATGGCGGGACCGCCGACGGTCGCGCCGGCCGCGGGGGCGGTGACTGCGCGGGCGCGCGGACTCGCGCGGGTCACGCTCACGCAGTGGATCATCGTGAGTATGGCCGTCGGCATCGCCGTTGGCGTTGTCGCGCCCGGCGTCGCCGTCGAACTCAAGCCGCTGTCGAACATCTTCCTGCGGATGATCAAGTCGCTGATCGTCCCGCTGTTGTTCAGCACGCTCGTGATCGGCATCGCGGGGCACGGCGACGACATGCGGAAGGTGGGCAAGCTCGCGCTGCGGTCGATCATCTACTTCGAACTCGTCACCACGGCCGCGCTCGCCGTCGGGCTGACCGCGGTCAACCTCGTGAAGCCGGGTGTCGGCATCACACTCCCCTCGGACCCGGGGACCGACGTCAAGGCGCTCGCGACGCACCAGCCGACGTTCGCGGCGGTGCTCGAGCATACCGTCCCGCAGAGCTTCTTCGAGGCCGCGACGAACAACGAAGTGCTGCAGGTCGTCTTCTTCGCGATCCTGTTTGCGGTCGCGCTCGCGAAGGTCGAAGGGCGGCCGAAGCAGTTCTTCCTCGAGTTCTGCGAGTCGCTCTCGCAGATCATGTTCAAGTTCGTCGGGCTCGTGATGGCGTTCGCGCCGGTCGGGATCGGGGCGGCGATCGCGGTCACGGTCGGCAAGAGCGGGATCGGCGTGCTGAAGAACCTCGCCGTCCTCGTCGGCACGCTCTACGGCGCGCTCGCCGTGTTCATCGGGCTCGTGCTGGTCCCCGTCGCGCTCGCCTTCCGCATCCCCGTCCTCCGCTTCGCGCGCACCGTGCGCGAGCCGGCGCTGATCGCCTTCTCGACGGCGAGCTCGGAGGCGGCGCTGCCGCGCGCCATGCAGGCGATGGAAGCGTTCGGCGTTCCGCGGCGGATCGTCGCCTTCGTGATGCCGACGGGCTACTCGTTCAACCTCGACGGCAGCACGCTGTACCTCGCGCTCGCCTCGGTGTTCGCCGCCCAGGCGGCCGGCATAAACATGCCGCTCAGGATGCAGATCCTGATGATGCTCACGCTCATGCTGACGAGTAAGGGCGTCGCGGCGGTCCCGCGCGCCTCGCTCGTCATCCTGAGCGGCGCGCTGACGCAGTTCGGGCTTCCGCTCGCGGCGATTGCCGTGATCCTCGGCGTCGACGCGTTGATGGACATGGCGCGTACCTCGGTCAACCTCGTCGGGAACTGCCTCGCGACCGCCGTGATGGCGCGGTGGGAAGGCGTCCTCAGCGCCGAGCCGGCGGCAGCGGCGGCACAGCGTGTCGAGCTCGCCCGCCAGGAACGGCCCGCCGCCGACGAAGTCGCGCTCGGCTGA
- a CDS encoding protein TolR: MAISTGGGGGVKAEPNVTPLVDVMLVLLIIFMVIIPTLTSGLNATPPQGINLKKHPEENGDQLLGIDRKGQYYLNRQPIPNNNLEAQLRNIYDKRTEDKILYVRADKNLEYAKVQDAVDIAGKAGVRVTGLISEQSPGSEGKSVDAAADAKVGNVGGNAGGKR; encoded by the coding sequence ATGGCGATTTCCACCGGAGGCGGGGGCGGCGTAAAAGCCGAGCCCAACGTGACGCCGCTCGTCGACGTCATGCTCGTCCTCCTCATCATCTTCATGGTGATCATCCCGACGCTCACGTCGGGGTTGAACGCCACGCCCCCGCAGGGCATCAACCTCAAGAAGCACCCCGAGGAGAACGGCGACCAGCTGCTCGGCATCGACCGCAAGGGGCAGTACTACCTCAACCGGCAGCCGATCCCGAACAACAACCTCGAGGCGCAGCTGCGCAACATCTACGACAAGCGCACCGAGGATAAAATCCTCTACGTCCGCGCCGACAAGAACCTCGAGTACGCGAAGGTGCAGGACGCGGTCGACATCGCCGGCAAGGCCGGGGTGCGCGTGACCGGCCTCATCTCCGAGCAGTCGCCCGGGTCCGAGGGCAAGTCGGTCGACGCCGCGGCCGACGCGAAGGTCGGTAACGTCGGCGGCAACGCCGGAGGCAAGCGCTAA
- a CDS encoding amino-acid transporter protein codes for MPSLFSRKPIAAHITDEHDPNALRRSLGAGDLIMLAIGAVIGAGIFGSIGSAAAGQLDAAGHVIRVGAGPALVLSFLLLGAACALAGLCYAELAAMIPQAGSAYAYSYATLGEIVAWIIGWDLILEYAVGNVAVAISWGDYFKSLFGGVFTLPAWLSTGYRTALLSNDPAVHRLLDSAPRLFGIPVLVNVPAFAIVAAITVLLLRGARESARANNVMVVVKLLVLTLFVVVGATHIHPANYHPFAPNGFRGVHQGAAIVFFAYIGFDAISTAGEETRNPQRNLPIGILGGLAICTVIYIIIGAVLTGMVPYAELGKAADPLAYALNASGLTWISKVVALGAVFSMAAVLLVFQYGQPRIFFAMARDGLLPQWAAKVHPVHRTPYVTTVLTGAFVALWSLIGDANETYDLTNIGTLFAFALVCIGVIVLRHTDPDRPRPFRVPAVHFVGIAGAALCVGVMAGLPPLAWRRFGWWLVAGLVLYALYGYRNSRLRRPGVLAAHAGD; via the coding sequence GTGCCCTCGCTCTTCTCGCGCAAGCCGATCGCGGCCCACATCACCGACGAGCACGATCCGAACGCGCTCCGCCGATCGCTCGGCGCGGGCGACCTGATCATGCTCGCGATCGGGGCGGTGATCGGGGCGGGGATCTTCGGCTCGATCGGATCGGCCGCCGCGGGGCAGCTCGACGCGGCGGGGCACGTGATCCGCGTGGGCGCCGGCCCCGCGCTCGTCCTCTCGTTTCTGCTGCTCGGTGCGGCGTGCGCGCTTGCGGGGCTGTGCTACGCGGAGCTGGCCGCGATGATCCCGCAAGCCGGGAGCGCGTACGCGTACTCGTACGCGACGCTCGGCGAGATCGTGGCGTGGATCATCGGGTGGGACCTGATCCTCGAGTACGCCGTCGGCAACGTGGCTGTGGCGATCAGCTGGGGCGATTACTTCAAGTCGCTGTTCGGGGGCGTGTTCACGCTGCCGGCTTGGCTGAGTACCGGGTATCGCACGGCGTTGCTGTCGAACGATCCCGCGGTGCACCGTCTGCTCGACAGTGCGCCGCGTCTGTTCGGGATTCCGGTGTTGGTGAACGTTCCCGCCTTCGCGATCGTGGCCGCGATTACGGTGTTGCTGCTGCGCGGCGCACGCGAGAGCGCACGCGCGAACAACGTGATGGTCGTCGTGAAGCTGCTGGTGCTCACGTTGTTCGTCGTCGTCGGCGCGACGCACATCCACCCGGCGAACTACCACCCGTTCGCGCCGAACGGCTTCCGCGGCGTGCACCAGGGCGCGGCGATCGTCTTCTTCGCGTACATCGGCTTCGACGCGATCTCGACGGCGGGCGAGGAGACGCGGAACCCGCAGCGAAACCTTCCGATCGGGATCCTCGGCGGGCTCGCGATCTGCACCGTCATCTACATCATCATCGGTGCTGTCCTCACCGGGATGGTGCCGTACGCGGAACTCGGCAAGGCGGCCGATCCGCTCGCGTATGCGCTGAACGCGTCGGGCCTCACGTGGATCTCGAAGGTCGTCGCGCTCGGCGCGGTGTTCTCGATGGCGGCCGTGCTGCTCGTCTTCCAGTACGGACAGCCGCGCATCTTTTTCGCCATGGCCCGCGACGGGCTGCTCCCGCAGTGGGCGGCCAAAGTGCACCCGGTACACCGTACGCCGTACGTCACGACGGTCCTGACGGGCGCCTTCGTCGCGCTGTGGTCGTTGATCGGCGACGCGAACGAGACGTACGATCTGACGAACATCGGGACGCTGTTCGCGTTCGCGCTCGTGTGCATCGGCGTGATCGTCCTGCGGCATACCGATCCGGACCGGCCGCGGCCGTTTCGCGTGCCGGCGGTGCACTTCGTCGGCATCGCCGGGGCTGCGCTCTGCGTCGGCGTGATGGCCGGACTTCCGCCGCTTGCGTGGCGCCGTTTCGGCTGGTGGCTCGTGGCCGGGCTCGTCCTCTACGCCCTCTACGGCTACCGGAACTCAAGACTACGTCGCCCCGGCGTGCTGGCCGCGCACGCGGGCGACTAA
- a CDS encoding Tol-Pal system subunit TolQ, with amino-acid sequence MNMDLMNLFSTMGAFAKGIVIVLAIMSIWSLTIMIQKFFAIRAAQAETRRFAPEFSQFLDEDNLTEAINLAQNYKKSHVARVLGNSLDEVKPLISDGSVTVADINSAERAVEREMLMTIVDQKRGLGVLATVGATAPFVGLLGTTMGIVNAFTGMAASGSGGLSAISAGIAEALITTAFGLMVAIPAVWMFNYFSTKIDNLTAEMTYTSKEMIDYLIKGVSGEFGRSRFTREFSTGTSGTISQ; translated from the coding sequence ATGAACATGGACCTGATGAACCTCTTCAGCACGATGGGCGCCTTCGCCAAGGGCATCGTCATCGTGCTCGCGATCATGTCGATCTGGTCGCTGACGATCATGATCCAGAAGTTCTTTGCCATCCGCGCGGCGCAGGCCGAGACGCGCCGCTTCGCGCCGGAGTTCAGCCAGTTCCTCGACGAGGACAACCTCACCGAGGCGATCAACCTCGCGCAGAACTACAAGAAGTCGCACGTCGCCCGCGTCCTCGGCAACTCGCTCGACGAGGTGAAGCCGCTCATCTCCGACGGCTCGGTCACGGTCGCCGACATCAACTCGGCGGAGCGCGCGGTCGAGCGCGAGATGCTGATGACGATCGTCGACCAGAAGCGCGGCCTCGGCGTGCTCGCCACGGTCGGTGCGACGGCCCCGTTCGTCGGCCTGCTCGGCACGACGATGGGCATCGTGAACGCCTTCACGGGCATGGCCGCGTCGGGCTCCGGCGGTCTGTCCGCGATCTCGGCCGGCATCGCCGAGGCGCTCATCACGACCGCGTTCGGCCTCATGGTCGCGATCCCGGCGGTGTGGATGTTCAACTACTTCTCGACCAAGATCGACAACCTCACGGCCGAGATGACGTACACGTCGAAGGAAATGATCGACTACCTGATCAAGGGCGTCTCGGGCGAGTTCGGCCGCTCGCGCTTCACGCGCGAGTTCAGCACCGGCACCTCCGGCACGATCTCGCAGTAA
- a CDS encoding protein TolR, with amino-acid sequence MAMSTGGGSGGLTNEPNVTPMIDVLMVLLIIFMVIVPSSRKAIDVQVPDPNPPQQTTQQDNTSIVLTVQKGGKYLINKEAADNQSLGTRLKSIYDPRPDKVIFIKGDPDATYQDIIHAMDVSRGSGVKVIGFVPKGAA; translated from the coding sequence ATGGCCATGTCCACCGGCGGCGGGAGCGGCGGTCTCACCAACGAGCCGAACGTCACCCCGATGATCGACGTGCTCATGGTGCTGCTGATCATCTTCATGGTCATCGTGCCCTCGAGCCGAAAGGCGATCGACGTCCAGGTCCCCGACCCCAACCCGCCGCAGCAGACGACGCAGCAGGACAACACGTCGATCGTGCTGACGGTACAAAAGGGCGGCAAGTACCTCATCAACAAGGAAGCGGCCGACAACCAGAGCCTCGGGACGCGGCTCAAGTCGATCTACGACCCCCGGCCCGACAAGGTCATCTTCATCAAGGGTGACCCCGACGCGACCTATCAGGACATCATCCACGCGATGGACGTGTCCCGCGGCTCGGGCGTGAAGGTGATCGGCTTCGTGCCCAAGGGCGCGGCGTAA